From a single Opisthocomus hoazin isolate bOpiHoa1 chromosome 6, bOpiHoa1.hap1, whole genome shotgun sequence genomic region:
- the PRDX6 gene encoding peroxiredoxin-6, which yields MPGLLLGDEAPNFEAETTQGRIRFHDFLGDSWGILFSHPRDFTPVCTTELGRAAKLASEFSKRNVKMIALSIDSVQDHLCWSKDINAYNGEQPQEKLPFPIIADANRELSVKLGMLDPDERDKDGMPLSARVVFIFGPDKKLKLSILYPASTGRNFDEILRVVDSLQLTAYKKVATPVDWKCGDSVVVVPTIPDEEAKKLFPKGVFTKDLPSGKKYLRYTPQPE from the exons ATGCCGGGCCTGCTTCTGGGGGACGAGGCGCCCAACTTCGAGGCGGAGACCACGCAGGGACGCATCCGCTTCCACGACTTCCTGGGAGACTC ATGGGGCATCCTCTTCTCCCACCCGCGGGACTTCACGCCCGTCTGCACCACAGAGCTTGGCCGGGCAGCAAAGCTGGCATCTGAGTTCAGCAAGCGCAACGTGAAAATGATCGCCCTCTCCATCGACAGCGTCCAAGACCACCTCTGCTGGAGCAAG GACATCAACGCGTACAACGGAGAACAACCCCAGGAGAAACTCCCCTTCCCCATCATCGCCGATGCGAACCGGGAGCTCTCTGTCAAGCTGGGCATGCTGGACCCAGATGAGCGGGACAAGGACGGCATGCCTCTGTCCGCTCGCGTG GTGTTCATTTTTGGCCCGGATAAGAAGCTGAAACTCTCCATCCTGTACCCAGCCTCCACTGGGAGAAACTTTGATGAGATCCTGAGAGTGGTGGACTCCCTGCAGCTGACGGCATACAAGAAGGTCGCTACCCCTGTGGACTGGAAG TGTGGCGACAGCGTCGTGGTCGTGCCCACCATACCTGACGAGGAAGCCAAGAAGCTCTTCCCCAAAGGAGTCTTCACGAAGGATCTCCCGTCGGGCAAGAAGTACCTGCGTTACACCCCGCAGCCGGAGTGA
- the TADA1 gene encoding transcriptional adapter 1 yields MTTYVSELEAAKKSLSEALGENVKQYWANLKLWFKQKISKEEFDLEARRLLTQDNVHSHNDFLLAILTRCQILVSAPEGAGSLPWPGGSATKPGKPKGKKKISSVRQKFDHRFQPQNPLSGAQQFVAKDPQEDDDLKLCSHTMMLPTRGQLEGRMIVTAYEHGLDNVTEEAVTAVVYAVENHLKDILTSVISRRKAYRLRDGHFKYAFGSNVNPQPYLKNSVVAYNNLIEGPQTCATPSAGQSLAPQPPPDDAEQQAALLLACSGDTLPASLPPVNMYDLFEALQVHKEVIPAHTVYALNIERIVMKLWHPNHEELQQDKIHRQRLAAKEGLLLC; encoded by the exons ATGACGACGTACGTGAGCGAGCTGGAGGCGGCCAAGAAGAGCCTGAGCGAGGCGCTGGGCGAGAACGTGAAGCA GTACTGGGCCAACTTGAAGCTCTGGTTCAAGCAAAAGATCAGCAAGGAGGAGTTTGACCTGGAAGCGCGCAGGCTGCTCACGCAAGACAATG TCCACTCTCACAACGATTTCCTCCTGGCTATTCTTACCAGATGCCAGATCTTGGTTTCCGCACCAG AAGGCGCTGGATCTCTGCCTTGGCCAGGTGGCTCTGCAACTAAACCTGGAAaacccaaaggaaagaaaaagatttcttcAGTTCGACAGAAGTTTGAT CACCGGTTCCAGCCTCAGAATCCATTGTCTGGAGCCCAGCAGTTTGTGGCAAAGGATCCTCAGGAGGATGACGATTTGAAGCTGTGTTCTCATACCATGATGCTTCCTACACGTGGCCAGTTAGAAGGAAGGATGATCGTAACCGCATACGAGCACGGGCTAGACAATGTCACAGAGGAGGCAGTGACAGCAGTTGTGTATGCTGTGGAG AACCATCTTAAGGATATTCTGACATCTGTAATATCCAGGCGGAAAGCCTATCGTCTGAGAGATGGCCATTTCAAGTATGCCTTCGGAAGCAACGTTAACCCTCAGCCGTATCTGAAGAACAGTGTTGTCGCTTACAACAATTTAATTGAGGG CCCCCAGACCTGTGCGACACCTTCTGCTGGTCAGAGCCTGGCTCCGCAGCCCCCACCCGACGATGCcgagcagcaggcagctctgctcctggcgTGCTCCGGAGACACCTTGCCAGCATCCCTCCCGCCAGTGAACATGTATGACCTTTTTGAGGCGTTACAG GTGCACAAAGAAGTTATTCCTGCGCACACTGTCTATGCTCTGAACATTGAGAGAATTGTCATGAAACTCTGGCATCCAAACCACGAGGAACTACAACAGGACAAAATCCATCGCCAGCGCCTGGCAGCAAAGGAGGGCCTTCTGCTCTGCTAG